A part of Stegostoma tigrinum isolate sSteTig4 chromosome 6, sSteTig4.hap1, whole genome shotgun sequence genomic DNA contains:
- the LOC125453538 gene encoding rho-related GTP-binding protein RhoG-like, with amino-acid sequence MVTIKVMLLGNELVGKTSLIVCLTSGAFLRDSVPTVFDAVTTQITVDQRMVTLNLWDTAPQEEHLLSIRQFYYPQTDIFIICFSIGDPGSFHDIWNDWYPEVKHHQPNVPVLLVGTKKDLRHDPSTILNLLKHELAPVSYQQGARLARKIKAVKYVECSALLGEGVVKVFEEAARTILQKGRGKQTRSCVLT; translated from the coding sequence ATGGTGACCATCAAAGTGATGTTGCTGGGGAATGAGCTGGTGGGCAAGACCTCGCTGATAGTGTGCCTCACCAGCGGGGCCTTCCTCCGGGACAGTGTGCCAACCGTCTTCGATGCAGTCACGACCCAGATCACTGTGGACCAGCGGATGGTGACTCTGAACTTGTGGGACACAGCGCCCCAAGAGGAACATCTTCTGTCCATCCGCCAGTTCTACTATCCCCAGACTGACATCTTTATCATCTGCTTCTCCATCGGCGACCCCGGCTCCTTCCACGATATCTGGAATGACTGGTACCCAGAGGTTAAACATCATCAGCCCAATGTGCCAGTGCTGTTGGTGGGCACTAAGAAGGATCTCCGTCATGACCCCAGCACCATCCTGAACCTGCTCAAACATGAACTGGCACCGGTCAGTTACCAACAAGGGGCGAGGCTAGCCCGTAAGATAAAGGCAGTGAAGTATGTGGAGTGCTCGGCACTGCTGGGAGAGGGTGTGGTCAAGGTGTTTGAGGAGGCAGCAAGGACTATCCTCCAAAAGGGCCGCGGGAAGCAGACCAGGAGCTGTGTGCTGACCTAA